A genomic stretch from Juglans microcarpa x Juglans regia isolate MS1-56 chromosome 3S, Jm3101_v1.0, whole genome shotgun sequence includes:
- the LOC121258109 gene encoding heat stress transcription factor A-1b-like, which translates to MADVNDAGSSTAATTDTLPPFLRKLYAMVDDPETDSVVSWSDGNNSFVVWNPHEFAAKLLPKHFKHKNLASFIRQLNTYGFKKVDSDRYEFANVKFLKGQSHLLKSISRRKPVHVPTEVPSSSVGACVEVGKFGLEEEVERLERDKNVLMQELVKLRQHQQATDHQLQNVGQRVQVMEQRQQQMMSFLAKAMQSPGLFAQFVQQQNESNRNITGGTKKRRLPNQEESVAGESRTNAPEGQIIKYQQPSMNEAAKTLLRQIMKMNGSPRVEPLMNNPDAFLFDDAPFTNTFDRGNSLNLVSGVTLSEFLPISAELFMPAEPEFPIGSPSTANSDIQSSSYAMPDHAIEAQFPNLDVYNSQEETVLPNFTELQGIMPKSTAEIPDMNLAGSETGNASYVDPMSLLDGSRPIKTGTFYPQNDVEALLDEIPVLPGINDTFWEQFLTGTPVTEDVDEILLSSLDGDVATDHGLQMGKKNGLDKIQHMKRLTEQMGLLASESRMG; encoded by the exons atggcaGATGTTAATGATGCCGGATCTTCGACGGCGGCGACGACGGATACATTGCCGCCGTTTCTGAGGAAGCTTTACGCAATGGTGGACGACCCGGAGACCGACTCGGTGGTTTCCTGGAGCGACGGAAACAACAGCTTTGTGGTCTGGAACCCGCATGAGTTCGCCGCCAAGCTTCTGCCCAAGCACTTCAAGCACAAGAACTTGGCCAGCTTCATCCGGCAGTTGAACACTTAC GGTTTTAAGAAGGTGGACTCAGACCGTTATGAATTTGCAAATGTGAAGTTTCTAAAAGGTCAATCACACCTTCTGAAGAGTATTAGTCGGAGGAAACCGGTTCATGTACCAACTGAAGTGCCGAGCTCCTCAGTTGGGGCATGTGTTGAGGTGGGGAAATTTGGGCTCGAGGAAGAGGTTGAAAGACTGGAAAGGGACAAGAATGTTCTGATGCAGGAACTTGTTAAATTGAGGCAGCACCAGCAAGCAACTGATCATCAGTTGCAGAATGTGGGGCAGCGTGTGCAGGTAATGGAGCAGAGACAGCAACAAATGATGTCTTTCCTAGCAAAGGCTATGCAGAGTCCTGGCTTATTTGCCCAGTTTGTACAGCAGCAGAATGAAAGCAATAGGAACATTACTGGAGGGACTAAAAAAAGAAGACTCCCCAATCAAGAGGAAAGTGTAGCTGGTGAGAGTCGCACCAATGCTCCCGAGGGACAGATTATCAAGTACCAGCAGCCGTCAATGAATGAGGCAGCTAAAACCTTGCTGCGGCAGATTATGAAGATGAATGGATCTCCTAGGGTGGAACCATTGATGAACAACCCAGATGCATTTCTTTTCGATGATGCGCCTTTTACCAATACGTTCGACCGTGGAAATTCCTTGAATCTAGTTTCTGGAGTGACCCTTTCTGAGTTTCTGCCTATTTCTGCAGAGTTGTTTATGCCAGCAGAGCCGGAATTTCCCATTGGTTCTCCATCCACTGCAAATTCAGATATTCAATCTTCCTCTTATGCGATGCCTGATCATGCTATAGAAGCTCAATTCCCAAACCTTGATGTTTATAATTCTCAAGAAGAGACTGTTTTGCCCAACTTTACTGAACTGCAAGGGATCATGCCCAAAAGCACTGCAGAGATCCCTGATATGAACCTTGCGGGATCTGAGACTGGGAATGCAAGTTATGTGGATCCAATGTCTCTTTTGGATGGGTCAAGGCCCATAAAGACTGGTACTTTCTATCCGCAAAATGATGTGGAGGCCTTGCTTGATGAGATCCCTGTACTTCCGGGGATTAATGATACTTTCTGGGAACAGTTTCTTACGGGGACCCCAGTCACTGAGGATGTAGATGAAATTCTTTTGAGTTCACTAGATGGTGATGTGGCCACGGATCATGGGTTACAgatgggaaagaaaaatgggTTGGACAAGATTCAACATATGAAGCGTCTTACTGAGCAGATGGGGCTTCTTG
- the LOC121257552 gene encoding LOW QUALITY PROTEIN: histone acetyltransferase MCC1-like (The sequence of the model RefSeq protein was modified relative to this genomic sequence to represent the inferred CDS: deleted 1 base in 1 codon) has protein sequence MHRFSKTRSCKRQSLLILGVLPSVGRFSAAAAWPLWLIWHKWKNFVDQFSVYIRSLPGINHTISMVNPKLSHHPSICYRPIRPSDLEILQRIHGDLFPIRYEFDFFQNVVNGREIVSWAAVDRSRPNGQSDELVGFVTARIVLARESEIVDMLRYDSLKSDQTLVYILTLGVVESYRNCGIASSLIRKVIKYASSIPTCRAVYLHVIYYNNAAIHLYKKMSFQCLRRLQGFYLINSRHYDSYLFVCYVNGGASPCSPLALVTIMVGYMKTGFKTVAAKICKNEEDGKVPKWPKCKETISLVSTTQNNRNLTAECSGHECV, from the exons ATGCATAGGTTCAGCAAGACGAGATCATGCAAACGGCAATCATTATTGATTCTAGGTGTGCTGCCTTCTGTTGGCAGA TTTTCTGCTGCTGCTGCCTGGCCTTTGTGGCTGATCTGGCATAAATGGAAGAATTTTGTGGATCAGTTCTCTGTGTATATCAGATCTTTGCCGGGGATTAACCACACAATC TCGATGGTAAACCCAAAACTGTCTCACCATCCAAGTATATGCTATAGGCCTATACGTCCCTCCGACCTTGAGATTTTACAGCGAATCCATGGTGATTTGTTTCCCATCAG GTATGAGTTTGATTTCTTCCAAAATGTTGTTAATGGACGCGAAATTGTATCGTGGGCTGCTGTTGACCGTAGTCGGCCAAATGGTCAGAGTGATGAACTCGTTGGATTTGTAACTGCACGAATTGTTCTTGCAAGAGAAAGTGAG ATAGTGGATATGCTCAGATACGACTCATTGAAATCAGATCAAACTTTAGTTTACATTCTGACGCTGGGAGTAGTAGAATCCTATAGAAATTGTGGCATAG CGTCTTCATTAATTCGGAAGGTCATAAAATACGCCTCAAGTATCCCAACTTGCCGTGCAGTTTACTTGCACGTCATTTATTACAATAATGCTGCAATACATTTGTACAAGAAAATGTCATTCCAGTGTTTAAGGAGGTTGCAAGGTTTCTACTTGATCAACAGTCGGCATTATGACTCATACTTGTTTGTGTGCTACGTAAATGGTGGTGCTTCTCCTTGCTCACCACT AGCGCTTGTTACTATCATGGTAGGTTACATGAAGACTGGTTTTAAGACAGTAGCTGCAAAGATATGCAAGAATGAAGAAGATGGGAAGGTCCCAAAATGGCCGAAATGTAAAGAAACCATTTCTCTTGTATCGACAACCCAAAACAATAGAAATTTGACAGCTGAATGTTCTGGTCATGAGTGTGTTTGA
- the LOC121257553 gene encoding THO complex subunit 7A-like has product MLSKGRKVSSRGEAVTANYAFGPHEEDIIIKHRLLTRTTTTRGEPPLKKLQKKFTSFVLEIEKDADNNGDCEKLAKAFLQELSTFEIPLLKSKAVVDANVREKENFNELKDEINRQIVQAQADIEDLKKQLEESKIERQHKEECEAIRKLIAAQPPRSETQKIISQLEKEIAALDAENTAGSRLLELRKKQFALLLHVVDELQNTIEEEQKSLVEEMRIATEEQKNGIEDASGGSDAMAVD; this is encoded by the exons ATGTTATCAAAAGGAAGGAAAGTTTCCAGCAGGGGAGAAGCAGTAACAGCAAACTATGCTTTTGGCCCGCATGAAGAGGACATAATTATAAAACACAGGCTTCTAACCCGCACCACAACCACAAGGGGTGAACCTCCATTGAAGAAACTTCAGAAGAAGTTCACCTCTTTCGTCCTTGAGATTGAGAAGGATGCAGATAATAATGGAGATTGTGAGAAACTTGCCAAAGCTTTCTTACAGGAGCTTTCGACATTTGAAATTCCACTCCTCAAGAGCAAAGCGGTTGTTGATGCGAATGTAAGAGAGAAGGAGAACTTCAATGAGTTGAAAGATGAGATAAACAGGCAGATTGTCCAAGCACAGGCTGACATTGAGGATCTTAAGAAGCAGCTTGAAGAGAGTAAGATTGAGAGGCAGCACAAAGAGGAGTGTGAGGCAATCAGGAAACTGATTGCCGCGCAGCCACCAAGATCAGAGACACAGAAGATTATATCGCAACTAGAGAAAGAAATTGCAGCTTTGGATGCCGAGAACACAGCTGGTTCAAGGTTGCTGGAGCTTCGCAAGAAACAGTTTGCTCTTTTATTGCACGTG GTTGATGAGTTGCAAAATACCATAGAGGAAGAGCAGAAAAGTTTGGTTGAGGAGATGAGAATAGCGACTGAAGAGCAGAAGAATGGGATTGAGGATGCTAGCGGGGGGTCAGATGCAATGGCTGTTGACTAA
- the LOC121258493 gene encoding norbelladine synthase-like — protein sequence MVSGQLSHEMKIEVPATEAWELYGTLRLANLVEEVSTLIEKIEVLEGDGGLGTVLKLTFVPGTPGLSSSSEKFTKIDNEKRVKETEAVEGGYLEMGFTLYRIRFEVIEEGDDSCIIRSTIEYDVKEEAAANASYVTIEPLEGIAQIAKSYLTKNKAAK from the exons ATGGTTTCTGGGCAACTCTCACACGAGATGAAGATAGAGGTGCCTGCTACTGAAGCCTGGGAGCTCTATGGCACGCTTCGTTTGGCAAATCTCGTTGAAGAAGTTTCAACTCTCATTGAGAAAATTGAGGTCTTGGAAGGTGATGGAGGGCTTGGGACTGTTCTCAAGCTAACATTTGTACcag GCACACCTGGTCTTAGCAGTTCCTCGGAGAAGTTCACAAAGATTGACAATGAGAAACGGGTGAAAGAAACAGAGGCAGTTGAAGGAGGATATCTGGAGATGGGGTTTACTCTTTATCGTATTCGCTTCGAAGTCATCGAAGAGGGCGATGATTCATGCATTATAAGGTCAACTATAGAGTATGACGTGAAGGAAGAGGCAGCTGCTAATGCATCCTATGTCACTATCGAGCCACTGGAAGGCATTGCACAAATTGCCAAAAGCTATCTCACCAAGAACAAAGCTGCTAAATAA